The genomic region AACCCGAAACCACCGCCACCGCGCAGGTCCTGGACGATCAGGATCCCGCCCTCGAGACACCGTTCATCCGTGAGCTGCTCCGCCAGGTCCGTGCCACGGACACCTTCGGGGCGTGGGAACACTACAGCGATGCGGCGGTCATCGATCCGTTCATCCTCACCCCCGAGCGCAAGCGCGCCATCCCCGTGGTCGCCGACCCCGACGGCGAAACGGTCAACCGGGTGCGCACCTTCTACAACGCCGTGTCCGCGCGGATCGAGGCGCGCAGCGGGGTGATGGCGGTGCCGGTGATCAACCTCAGCCACGAAGGCTTCGGCCGCGCCTTCGTGCTTGCCGGCAAGCTGGTGGTCGTCGACAAGCCGCTGCGCGACGTCCACCGCTTCGGCTTCGCCAGCACCGAGAAGCTGGTCAGCCGCGGCGAGCGCCTGGTCGACGGGGCGGTGGCCCTGATCGAGCGCTTCCCGGAGGTGGCCCGAGCCTGAATCCCGCGCGGCCGGACCGACGGACTATACTCCGCTGGGGGGTTCGACCCCGTAATGGAGGATAGCCCGATGGCTCATTCATGGTTGCGCACCGCCGGTGCTGCGCTGCTCATTGCCCCGCTGGCGGCCACCGCCGGCCAGGAGATCCGCATCGGCTGGACGGCCTGGGCCGACGCGGAGTTCGTCACCCGGATCGCCGAACGGCTGCTCGAGGAGCGCTACGACGTCGACGTCGAACTGGTCCAGACCGACATCGCGCCGCAGTACACCGGCATCGCCCGCGGCGACCTGGACTTGATGCTGATGTCGTGGCAGCCGATCACCCACGAGGACTACATCGAGCGCTACAGTGACGACCTGCTCGACCTGGGCGTGCTCTACGGCGACGCCCGCCTGGGCTGGGTGGTGCCGCGCTGGCTGTACGAGGACGGACTGACCAGCATCGATCAGCTCAATGAGGAGCGCTGGCAGGACGCGCTCGACGGGACCATCCAGGGCATCGACCCGGGCGCCGGGCTGATGCGCCTGTCCCACGAGGCCATCGAGACCTACGGGCTGGATTATACGCTGATCGAGGCCAGCGACGCCGGCATGACGGCCTCGCTGGACCGGGCCGCGCGCCGCGACGAGCCCATCGTGGTCACCGGCTGGAGCCCGCACTGGAAGTTCGGCGCCTACCAGCTGGCGTTCCTCGACGATCCGAGGGGCGCGCTTGGCGGCGCGGAGACCATCCACGCCCTCGCCCGCCTCGGCTTCGACGAGGACCATCCGCAGATCGCCGCCTTCATCGGCTGCATGGACTACGACCTGGAGATGCTCAACGACTACCTGTTCATCGGTCGGGACGAGTCCACCGAGGCCGCCGTCGACCGCTTCTTCGAGCAGGAGACCGAGCTCATCAGCGCCTGGGCCGCCTGCGCCACCGAGCAGTAAACCCGCCCCACCGACCCTGCCCCTGCCGGATCCCTCCGGCAGGGCTCCGGAGCAGCGCTCAGTCCCCGTCCTCGAACCCGGGGGCGTCGTCGCGGACCAGCAGCAGATCCGTGGACACCTCCCGCAGCAGCCGTGCGGCAACGCTGCCGAGCAGCATGTTCGCCCAGCGGCCACGCCCGTGGTTGCCCATCACCACCACATCGGCGCCCAGCCCGCCCAGGGCCTCGAGCAGGATCGTGGCCGGATAGCCGGCGTGCACCTCCAGGTGCACCTCGTCGGCGCCCAGCCCCTCGTCCCGGGCGAACGATTCCAGGTCGGCCCGCGCCTCGTCCATCCAGCGCGTCTGCTGCTCCTGGATGTAGCTATCGCCGATGCCGGCAGCGCGCATGCGATCCAGCTCGGCGGTATCCACCACATAGAGCAGGTGCAGCTCGGCCGCCGGGAAACAGCGCCGCGCGTACTGAAGCGCCGCCCGCGAGCAATCCGAGAAATCGACGCCCACAGCAACGCGCCGATACGGCGCATCGGAGTCGCGCCGGACCACCAGCGTCGGCGTCCGTGCGTGGCAAACCAGCTGCTCGGCGGTGGTGCCCAGGATCCAGTCGCGCACGTACTGCCGGCCGTGGGCACCGACGACCAGCAGGTCGGCGCCGCCCTCGTCCGCGGCGTAGACCACCTCGCCGATCACATCCCCGATCAGGACCCGGGGCTGCGCGCGGTGGCCCGGGGTCCCGGACTGGAGCTGCTGCTCGGCGGCGGCCTGGAACACCCCTTCCCGATCCGGCGAGCCGCTGAGCGCGCGCAGCCCCGGCGCGTCGCTTTCGATGACGTGGACCGCCTCCAGCGTGGCGTCCCAGGCCTCGGCCAACTGTACGGCGCGGCGCCCGGCCCGCCCGGCGCGTTCCGACAGGTCGCTGGCGAAGACGATTTTCTGCATGCTCATGACGGCTCCCTCGATCGCATCCGGCAGAATCCGGCCAAAGGTCCGGTGCAGCGGGCCTCGGCGCTTGCCCGCGCACCGGTCTCATCCTTAGATTGTGGCACCATGACACGCGAGTGCGGGAGCCACAGCGGGGCAACACGCCGCAGCTCCCGCGGAACCCGGTATCCGAGAGGAGCCTTTACCCATGCTTCAGAAGGAACACACGCGCCTCGAGCTCGTCACCTTCCTGGTGGCGGTGGCCACCGGCGTGCCCGGCGCCGTCGCGGCCTCGGCCGGCGCCTACTGGTTCGGCGGGATCCTGATGGCGATCATGGCCCTGGCCCTGTTCATTTTCGTCATCCCCGGCATCGCCGCCAAGCTGCCGCCGGCCGGGCAGGCCCTGCCCGCAGCCCTTCTGCTGATCCTCGGCCTGTGGATGATGGCGACGGTGGGCGAGGGGCTAAGCTTCCTCGGCTTCATCGCCATGGTGGTAGCCGTGGGCACCGTGCTCATGCCCTTCTACCTGATCGCCCTCGGCGGGCGGGCCTTCCACCTCAAGCAGCAGCGCTGAATGTCAACGACCCCGCGGGACGGCGTCCCCCCCTGCCGCCGCCCCGCGGGGTATCCGACCCGCCCTGCGCGGATCAGGCCGGTTTCAGCGTGACATCCCCGAGGATCTGCGCCTGGCAGGCGATGCGCTGCTGCTTGCCCGCAAAGTGCTCGCGTAGCAGCTTCTGCTCCACCTCCGAGGGCGCGCTCAGGTTCTCTTCTCCGTCGAGCACCTTGCACAGACAGGTGCCGCAGTCCCCCTCGCGGCAGCCGTAGACAATCCCCGAGCCGACCTTCTCGGACAGCTCGATGATCCGGGTTCCCGCCGGCGCGCTGACGGTCAGATCGATATCCTTGAACGTTACCTGGGCTCTTGGCATCCCGTGAACTCCTTGTGGCTTATGGTTGGATTCTATTGCTGGCCCCGTCCGGTAACCGGCCTCACGGCGCGACCCGCGCCGCACCTTCTCCGGCCATCAGCCGGGCCAGCCACGGCGGCGGGCGCTCGGCCAGGGCGGCGCGAAGCTCGTCCATGTGCGCCGCGGCCGCTCCCCCGGCGTCGCGCCTCATGGGAAAGACCCCGGCGTTGACCACCTTGGCCGCCGCCGGGCCGCCGATCGAGCAGCAGTACAGCACGTGGCAGTCGGCGATCAGCGCCACCCGGGCCGCGATGCGGTCGTCGCGCCGGGTGCCGCTGCCAGTGACCGCCTCGGCCACCGGCCGGACCTCGGCAAGCCGGCAGCCGGCGGCACCGACTTCGTAGATGAGGAACCGGGCGCAGGCGCCGAAGTGACCATCCAGCTCACCGCCGCTGTTCGAGGCGCAGGCGACCCGGATGGTCCCCTCTGGCGACGGACCCGTCTCCGGCTCGGGGACCGGCTCTGGTGCCGCCTCTTCGCCGTGCAGGGCCCGGCAGGCGGCCTCCAGCCGCTCCGCCGGGGCCTGCTGAACGGCCTCCAGGTGGTGGGCCCCGCCGGCGTCGCGCAGCCCCCGGGGGGTCACCCCGGCGAGCTTCTCGGCGCTCAACGGTGCCCCGAGCAGCCCGGTCAGCACCCGCACCAGCTGCGATACGTCGAGCTCCGGGAGCTCGCGCGCCGCCAGCCCGATGCGCAGGGCCAGTTCCGGTTGCAGTGACGCATCCTGCATGCCGTCTCCTCCCTTCAGTCGGCGGGGACGATGCACTCGTCCACCTCGCAGACCTCCTCGCAGCGGGGCATCTCGAAATGCCCCTCGCACTCGGTGCAGCGGTCCGCGATGATCTCGTAGAGGCCCATCTTGTTGCGCTTGATGGCCGCCTCCGGGCACTCCGGCTCGCAGTCGCCGCAGCTGGTGCACAGTTCCGGATCGATCTTCATGGCCATGCTCTTTCCTCCTCGATCACCGGACCAGGTCGTAGTTGAAGTCGGTGACCCCCATGTGACGGGTCTCCTCGTCGAGCCGGGCGAGCACCTCGTTGACGATGGTGGTGAGGATGTACATCGCCCCCTCGTAGCCCCAGATGCTGTTGCGGTGCAGGTGATGCCGGTCGAAGATCGGGAAGCCGAGGCGGATCAGCGGCACCTCGAACTCCTTGCCCTTGTAGAGGGTGTCGCGCTGGATGAACTTCCCGTAGGAGTTGCCGATCATGAAATCCGGCTTGTCGGTGAAGCACAGCGAGCGCATGTGCCAGAGATCCTTGCCGACGTAGACCTGGGCGCTCTCGCCGTACGGGGTCTGCTCGAGCATGGCGCGCATGGCCTTGCCCCAGCGCTTATTGGCGTTGTGGCAGAGCACGTGGCGCGGCTCGGCGCCGAGTTCGGTGAGGAACCGGGTCATGCCCATGACGAAGTCCGGATCCCCCCACAGGGCGAAGCGCTTGCCGTGCAGCCACTGGTGGGAGTCGGTCATCATATCCACCAGCCGCCCGCGCTCGAGCTCCAGGGACTCGGGGATCGGCTTGCCGGTGATCTGCGAGACCTTCATCAGGAAGTTGTCGGTTCCCTCGAGGCCGATGGGCACCTGAACCTCGGGGCAATCGTGCTTCCAGGTCTGCTTGATGTACTTCTTGGTCTTGGTCAGCATCCACGGCTGGAGCAGCAGGGTGTCCAGCGCATTGGGGGCGTCACGGACCTCGTCAATCGGCGTCCCACCGGCGTACATCCGGTATTCACCGTCGGCCGGGGTGTCGAGCACCTCGGTGGGATCGCAGAGCAGCGAGGCCTCCACGCCCATCTCGCCCAGGGCGCGCTTGAGCCAGCGGTAGCTGCCCAGGTAGGTCTCGAAGCCAGGCACCAGGTTGACCTTGCCGTTGCTGCCCGGCTGCTTGTCCTCCATCTCGTTGATGGTGAAGTAGCGGGCAATGCCCTCGAACATGCCGTCCCAGCCGGTGACGTGGCTGCCGACGAAGCTCGGCGTGTGCGCAAAAGGCGTGGGCACTTCCTGCGGCAGATACCCCTCGTCCTTGGCGTTGCCGATGAAGGCGTTGAGGTCGTCGCCGATGACCTCGGCCATGCAGGTGGTGGAGACGGCGATCACCTCGGGCTGGTAGATCTGGTAGGCGTTCTGCAGCCCCTGGTTCATGTTCTTGTGCCCGCCAAAGACCGCGGCATCCTCGGTCATGGAGTCGGAGACACAGGCCACCGGCTCCTTGAAGTGGCGGTTGAAGTAGGTCCGGAAGTAGGCCACACACCCCTGGGAACCGTGGACGTAGGGCAGCGTCTTCTCGAACCCCAGCGAGCAGAGCACCGCCCCGAGGGGCTGACAGACCTTACCCGGATCGACGGTCAGCGCCTCGCGCGAGAAGTTCAGCTGCTGGTACTCCTCGGTGGTGGTCCACTCGAAGGTCTCGTCGATCTTCGCCGCGTCGACGCCCTCCTCCTGCTCCCGGCGCTTGCGGCTGAGGACCTGTTGGTAGTCGTCATCCCGGAACAGCGGGTAGCACGGCTTGATGGCTTCGGTGTCTTCGTTCATTGCGCTTCCTCCAGCTGCGCCGCGCTGCGGGCACGGCGCCTTGCCCTGTTCGGGCGGGCCGGCTGAGCGGCCCGCCCCTGGCTGAGATGGTCAGGCCGCCTTGGAGGCCGGCTCGCCGGTGGCCTTCCACGGCGGGGTCATGCGGTCCCAGACCGGGTTGTTGAGGGTCATGTCCATATCCCGGGCAAAGATCGCGAAGCCGTCGTAGCCGTGATACGGCCCGGAGTAGTCCCAGGAGTGCATCTGCCTAAACGGCAGACCCATCTTCTGGAACACGTACTTCTCCTTGATCCCGGCGGCCACCAGGTCCGGCTGGACCCGCTCGATGAAGCGCTCCAGCTCGAAGGCGTTGGCGTCGTCGTAGACCAGCGTCCCCTCCTTGAGCTCGGGGTAGGTGCGGTCGTAGTCGTCGTCGTGGGCGAACTCGTAGCCGGTGCCGAGCACCTCCATGCCCAGGTCCTCGTAGGCGCCGATGACGTGGCGCGAGCGCAGACCGCCGACGTAGAGCATCACCTTCTTGCCCTCCAGCCGCGGCCGGTACTTGGCGATCACCGCGTCCATCATCGGCTGGTACTTGGCGATGACGGCCTCGGCGTTGGCCTGGATGGTCTCGTCGAACCGGGCAGCGATCTCGCGCAGGCTCTGGGCGATGCGCGTCGGACCGAAGAAGTTGAACTCCATCCACGGGATGCCGTGGGTCTTCTCCATGTGCTCGCAGATGTAGTTCATGGAGCGGTAGCAGTGCAGGAGGTTGAGCTGCACCTTGGGCGTGTTCTCCATCTCGGCCAGGGTGCCGTCGCCGGACCACTGGGCAACCACGTTCAGGCCCATCTCCTCGAGCAGGATGCGCGAGGCCCAGCAATCGCCGCCGATGTTGTAGTCACCGACGATGGCCACGTCGTAGGGCCCGGCCTGGTGGCCGTCGCCGTCGCGGTTCTCCAGGACGTGGTCGCGGATGGTGTCGTTGGCGATGTGGTGGCCGAGGGACTGCGAGACCCCGCGGAAGCCCTCACAGCGCACCGGGATAACCGGCTTACCGAGGCGCTCGGTGGCCTGACGGCCCACCGAGTCGATGTCGTCGCCGATCAACCCGACGGGGCACTCCGACTGCACGGTGATGCCCTTGTTGAGCGGGAAGAGCATCTCGACTTCGTCGATGATCTTCTCGAGCTTCGGGTCACCGCCGAAGACGATGTCCCGCTCCTGGAAGTCGGAGGTGAAGTTGATGGTGCCGAAGGTATCCACGCCGGTGTGGCCGGTGTAGTAATTGCGACGGCCGGCCCGCGAGAGCTGGCCGCAGCCCACCGGGCCGTGGGAGATGTGCACCATGTCCTTGATCGGCCCCCAGACCACGCCCTTGGAGCCGGCGTAGGCGCAGCCGCGCTGGGTCATGACCCCGGGCACCGACTTGCGGTTGGAGGTCACGCACTTGCTCGGCTGCTGGTCGGCCCCGACGGCGGCCAGGTGCTTGGCGCGCTCCTCGCGGGTAGCCTCGGGATAGACCTCGAGGACCTCCTCGATCAGCGCCTGGGCCTCGTCCTGCGTCATGCTGCTCATTGGCTCTCCCCCTTTACGCCGAGGCGGTCTCGTCGGCCTTCTGCCCCACGATGGACTCGTCCTCCTCCTCGAGGATGCCGAACTCCATGAGCAGGTCCTCGAGGTCATCCATGCCCAGCGGCGTGGGCACGACCATTTGGGTGTTGTTGATGACGTTGTCCGCCAGTTCGCGGTAGACGTCGGCCTGCTTGCACTCCGGGTTGTACTCGATGACCGTCATACGCCGGATCTCGGCGTGCTGGACCATGTTGTCCCGCGGGATGAAGCCGATCATCTGGGTACCCAGCCGGCTGGCGAGGTTCTCGATGAGCTCGTCCTCGCGGTCGGTGTTGCGGGAGTTGCAGATCAGCCCGGCCATGCGCACGCCGCCGGAGCTGGCGTACTTCACGATGCCCTTGGCGATGTTGTTCGCCGCGTACATGGCCATCATCTCGCCGGAGACGACGATGTAGATCTCCTGGGCCTTGTTCTCGCGGATGGGCATGGCGAAGCCGCCGCAGACCACGTCGCCAAGGACGTCGTAGAAGACGAAGTCCAGGTCGTCCTCGTAGGCGCCCTCCTCCTCGAGGAAGTTGATGGCGGTGATCACGCCGCGGCCGGCGCAGCCGACCCCCGGCTCCGGGCCACCGGACTCGACGCACTTGGTGTCGCCGTAGCCGACCTGCAGGACGTCCTCGAGCTCAAGGTCTTCGACGCTGCCCGCCTCGGCGGCCAGGTGCATGACCGTGTTCTGCGCCTTGGCATGGAGCATCAGGCGGGTGGAGTCGGCCTTCGGATCGCAGCCGACGATCATCACCTTCTTGCCTTTCTCGGCGAGCGCCGCCACCAGGTTCTGCGTGGTGGTGGACTTGCCGATGCCGCCCTTGCCGTAGATTGCTGCCTGTCTCATGGGTTAATCCCTCCTGACCGATGGTTACGTCGGCCGCCTCAGCGGCTCGCACCCGGGTTTTGCAACCGGCGTGCCAGCAGGGGGCAACGACGGACCCGCTGCGCCGAAGGTGACCCGCCGCGTTTACGCAACCCGTTGATCCAAAAGACTTATAGGAAGACCAAGAACGATCAGCAAAGAAAGGGCGAACACCCCCGGGGGCCCGGCCCGACGATCCGGGACGGCCCGCAGGCCCGTGGCAAGTCCGACATGATCGGCGGGGGGTTGTCGGGGAGCGGACAAGGGGAAGAACCGCTCCCCGACCGACAGGAGAGATGCTTCAGTGCTCGCTGAAGACGGCGGTGTGACCGCGGTCGCTGAAGGCGAGGACCTGGTAGGGCTCATCCGGCTGGCCGGGGATTCACTTGCGTCGCATCGCCCCTGCTCCTCATCGACAGGTTGTGTGGCACCGGTCGTCATTATTGATCGAACGCAATCCGGATGCCACCCCCTCCGACGGGACGAGCGACGCTCAGGCGCGTTGGGGTGACGAGGCGACGCCGACGGCCCGCGCCGCCAGATCGCGGGCGCAGGCCTCGATCACGGTCACGCCGTGTCGGGCGAGATAGCGCCGCTCCTTGCCGGCCGTGGCGGGCAACAACGCCCAGCCCTTGGGCTCGCCGGCCTCCTGGGTGATCTCGGTGAAGAGCATGCGCTCGGTATCCCGGGTGAAGCGAACCCCGAGACTCAGGTAGCGCACGCCCCGCCGCCGCTCCTTGAGGAACCGCGGCAGGGCAAAGCCGCCCATCAGTTCGGTGAGGTAGTCCACAAAATCGGCGTCCGAGGCAACGAAGCTCGGCTCGGGCCGGGGCGACCCCAGGGGCTTGAACAGGATCGGACCCGCCGGCGACGGCGGCGACTCGGCCGCCTCGTCGTGGAGCTCGTGGTAGCCGATGCTGTCGTGCCGGAAGACCCGATAGCGTCGCCCGCCAGTGACCCGTGCGACGCCCTGAACCAGCAGGTGCGGGGTGCCGGCCCAGGCGTCCTGGAGCTGGGTATCCCGGTTGAGATCCACCACCCAGGCCGGCCGCTGCTGCGCCAGCCAGTCGATCACCGGCGCCCGGGTCCAGGGGACCTCGCCGAAGCAGGTCCGCAGAAAACGCTCCAGATAGGGGCGTCCGTGATCCTGCTCGACCTTCATCGCCGCCCGCGAGAACTCGTGCATCAGCACCGGCGACATCGGCTTGCCCTGATTCAGCGCGAGGATCAGCCGCTCGTTGTCTGCCGGCATGGCATCGCCGGTCTCCGGGTGACACGCCCCGTCCAGCGCGCCCGGCCCGAGCACCGGGACGACGCTGCCGTCGGCGAAGCCGTGGGTCCAGCGGCGGATACGCTCGTCATCCAGTCCCGGATGGCTCATGGTTCTCCCCTCCCTGGCCGGCCCGCGCCCGATCCCGTTGGACCTGGCGGGCCCGCTTTTCCTGCAGGGCCCCGCGGATCCGCTCGCGCAGCTCGTCATCCAGCGGGGCAACGTCGGGCGGGTGCACGGTCTCGCAGAGGAGCACGTGCAGACCCATCGCCGTTTCCACCGGGCCGCGCACCTCGCCGGCGGCCATCTCGAACAGGGCCGCGTCCAGCTCCTCATGCAGCTGCCCCCGCGCCACCCGGCCCACCAGCCCGCCGTGCAGGGCGCTGGGGCACTCGGAGTGGCGCTCGGCGGCGGCGGCAAAGCCCCGCGGGTCGTCCGCCAGCTTCCCGGCCAGCTTCTCCGCCCGCGCCCAGGCCCGCTGCCGGGTATTCTCCGGGAACTCGTCGTTGATGGTGATCAGAAGATGGCGCACGGTGCGCGTCTCGTCCCGCTGGAAGCGCTCCGGATGCTCGCGGTAGAAGCGCTCCACGTCCTCGTCGGTGACCTCCGGCACCTCGGCGGCCAGCGGCGCCAGGGCGTGCTCCGGAACCTGCAGCGTACGCCCCGGGAAGCGGACCTGGTAGGCCGGCCCGGTGCGTGCATCGCGCAGGACGCGGATGATCTCGCCCACCGCACCCGGCTCGGCCACCACCTCGCCATGGACGGCGAGCCGCCGCGTGGGCGTGACACGGTCGCGAAACTCGAAGCGGGTCTCCACCCAGTGGCTGGCTGCATCCATGAGCTCCTCCTCGCGACAGCCGACCATGCGGTCCTGATCCAGAAAGAAGACGCTGTAGACGATCTGATCCTGCAGGAAGGTCCCCACATCACGGACGTAACCCACGCTCCCCCGGGGGACGAGCAGCTCACCGCGGGCCACGCCGGGGTAGGTGCCGTCGTTGCGGATGTTGCGCGCCACCCGCACCGCCGCGCCGATCCGGAACCGCGGCAGCATCAGCCGAATCCTCCACGGCCGATTCGAGCCACCGGGACCTCGCCGCTCGCCCCCCGGGCCACCTGCCGGTGGATGCGCAGCGCGGCCTGGCTGCGGGCGTCGGAGCCGACGAAGTCGTCGTGGGCGCGTTGCAGCAGTGCCCGGGCCTGCCCCTCGGCCTCATCGGGTGTCGCCGGCGGCTCGGCGCTGGCGTAGTCGTGGAAGCGCTGCAGGATATGCAAGCGGTAGACCCGCAGCAGCTGTGGATCGTAGGCCACGCCGAGGCCCTCGAACCACGCCTCCGCGCCCTCCAGGCCCTCCTCGTTTTCCGGTTCCAGTGGCTCCAACCACTTCATGGCAACCTCCTCTACACCTCGACGGCATCCTCGGCGGCCGCGGCCGCCCCTTGCGCCACCAGCGCACGCAGCTCCGCGGCACTGGGGGCACGCTTGTGAGTGACACTCCAGCGGCGGATCAGCGGCAGCAGCGCCCGGGCCTGCTCGCGGTCCAGGCTCACCCCGGCCTCGCGGCACGCCGCCTGGACCCCGCGGGTGCCGGAGTGCTTGCCGAGGACGAGCTCGTGGCACCGCCCGACCTCGTCCGGATCCAGACCCTGGTAATTGCGGGCGTCCTTGAGCAGCCCGTCCACGTGGATCCCGGCCTCGTGGCTAAAGACACCGGCGCCGACCACGCTCTTGCCCCAGGGCACCGGCCGGCCCGAGGCGGCCTCCACCAGTGCCGCGACACCGGTCAGGCCGGCGGCGTCGACCCCGGTGGTCCGGTCACAGAGCCGATGAAGCGCCAGGGTCACCTCCTCGAGCGCGGCGTTGCCGGCACGCTCGCCCAGCCCGCAGACGGTGGTGTTGACGTGGGTGGCGCCGCCGCGGACGGCGGCCAGGGTGTTGGCCGTGGCCAGACCGAAGTCGTCGTGGGCGTGCATCTCCAGCTCCAGGCCGGTGACCGCGCGCAGGCGCTGGAAGAGCTGGTGGACCGCGAACGGCTCGGCGATGCCGACCGTATCCGCGATGCGCAGCCGGCGCGCCCCGGCCGCCTCCGCACAGTGCGCGACCTCGACGAGGAAATCGGGATCGGCGCGGGTGGCGTCCTCGCCGCCGACACTCACCGCCAGCCCTTCGGCCCGCGCCCGCCGCACCCATGCATCGATC from Halorhodospira halophila harbors:
- a CDS encoding glycine betaine ABC transporter substrate-binding protein, yielding MAHSWLRTAGAALLIAPLAATAGQEIRIGWTAWADAEFVTRIAERLLEERYDVDVELVQTDIAPQYTGIARGDLDLMLMSWQPITHEDYIERYSDDLLDLGVLYGDARLGWVVPRWLYEDGLTSIDQLNEERWQDALDGTIQGIDPGAGLMRLSHEAIETYGLDYTLIEASDAGMTASLDRAARRDEPIVVTGWSPHWKFGAYQLAFLDDPRGALGGAETIHALARLGFDEDHPQIAAFIGCMDYDLEMLNDYLFIGRDESTEAAVDRFFEQETELISAWAACATEQ
- the nifW gene encoding nitrogenase-stabilizing/protective protein NifW, yielding MKWLEPLEPENEEGLEGAEAWFEGLGVAYDPQLLRVYRLHILQRFHDYASAEPPATPDEAEGQARALLQRAHDDFVGSDARSQAALRIHRQVARGASGEVPVARIGRGGFG
- a CDS encoding universal stress protein encodes the protein MSMQKIVFASDLSERAGRAGRRAVQLAEAWDATLEAVHVIESDAPGLRALSGSPDREGVFQAAAEQQLQSGTPGHRAQPRVLIGDVIGEVVYAADEGGADLLVVGAHGRQYVRDWILGTTAEQLVCHARTPTLVVRRDSDAPYRRVAVGVDFSDCSRAALQYARRCFPAAELHLLYVVDTAELDRMRAAGIGDSYIQEQQTRWMDEARADLESFARDEGLGADEVHLEVHAGYPATILLEALGGLGADVVVMGNHGRGRWANMLLGSVAARLLREVSTDLLLVRDDAPGFEDGD
- a CDS encoding dinitrogenase iron-molybdenum cofactor biosynthesis protein, translating into MQDASLQPELALRIGLAARELPELDVSQLVRVLTGLLGAPLSAEKLAGVTPRGLRDAGGAHHLEAVQQAPAERLEAACRALHGEEAAPEPVPEPETGPSPEGTIRVACASNSGGELDGHFGACARFLIYEVGAAGCRLAEVRPVAEAVTGSGTRRDDRIAARVALIADCHVLYCCSIGGPAAAKVVNAGVFPMRRDAGGAAAAHMDELRAALAERPPPWLARLMAGEGAARVAP
- a CDS encoding SIR2 family protein, encoding MSHPGLDDERIRRWTHGFADGSVVPVLGPGALDGACHPETGDAMPADNERLILALNQGKPMSPVLMHEFSRAAMKVEQDHGRPYLERFLRTCFGEVPWTRAPVIDWLAQQRPAWVVDLNRDTQLQDAWAGTPHLLVQGVARVTGGRRYRVFRHDSIGYHELHDEAAESPPSPAGPILFKPLGSPRPEPSFVASDADFVDYLTELMGGFALPRFLKERRRGVRYLSLGVRFTRDTERMLFTEITQEAGEPKGWALLPATAGKERRYLARHGVTVIEACARDLAARAVGVASSPQRA
- the nifK gene encoding nitrogenase molybdenum-iron protein subunit beta → MNEDTEAIKPCYPLFRDDDYQQVLSRKRREQEEGVDAAKIDETFEWTTTEEYQQLNFSREALTVDPGKVCQPLGAVLCSLGFEKTLPYVHGSQGCVAYFRTYFNRHFKEPVACVSDSMTEDAAVFGGHKNMNQGLQNAYQIYQPEVIAVSTTCMAEVIGDDLNAFIGNAKDEGYLPQEVPTPFAHTPSFVGSHVTGWDGMFEGIARYFTINEMEDKQPGSNGKVNLVPGFETYLGSYRWLKRALGEMGVEASLLCDPTEVLDTPADGEYRMYAGGTPIDEVRDAPNALDTLLLQPWMLTKTKKYIKQTWKHDCPEVQVPIGLEGTDNFLMKVSQITGKPIPESLELERGRLVDMMTDSHQWLHGKRFALWGDPDFVMGMTRFLTELGAEPRHVLCHNANKRWGKAMRAMLEQTPYGESAQVYVGKDLWHMRSLCFTDKPDFMIGNSYGKFIQRDTLYKGKEFEVPLIRLGFPIFDRHHLHRNSIWGYEGAMYILTTIVNEVLARLDEETRHMGVTDFNYDLVR
- a CDS encoding nitrogen fixation protein NifZ, with the translated sequence MLPRFRIGAAVRVARNIRNDGTYPGVARGELLVPRGSVGYVRDVGTFLQDQIVYSVFFLDQDRMVGCREEELMDAASHWVETRFEFRDRVTPTRRLAVHGEVVAEPGAVGEIIRVLRDARTGPAYQVRFPGRTLQVPEHALAPLAAEVPEVTDEDVERFYREHPERFQRDETRTVRHLLITINDEFPENTRQRAWARAEKLAGKLADDPRGFAAAAERHSECPSALHGGLVGRVARGQLHEELDAALFEMAAGEVRGPVETAMGLHVLLCETVHPPDVAPLDDELRERIRGALQEKRARQVQRDRARAGQGGENHEPSGTG
- a CDS encoding NifX-associated nitrogen fixation protein, encoding MWTWNPQDEQPETTATAQVLDDQDPALETPFIRELLRQVRATDTFGAWEHYSDAAVIDPFILTPERKRAIPVVADPDGETVNRVRTFYNAVSARIEARSGVMAVPVINLSHEGFGRAFVLAGKLVVVDKPLRDVHRFGFASTEKLVSRGERLVDGAVALIERFPEVARA
- the nifH gene encoding nitrogenase iron protein; the protein is MRQAAIYGKGGIGKSTTTQNLVAALAEKGKKVMIVGCDPKADSTRLMLHAKAQNTVMHLAAEAGSVEDLELEDVLQVGYGDTKCVESGGPEPGVGCAGRGVITAINFLEEEGAYEDDLDFVFYDVLGDVVCGGFAMPIRENKAQEIYIVVSGEMMAMYAANNIAKGIVKYASSGGVRMAGLICNSRNTDREDELIENLASRLGTQMIGFIPRDNMVQHAEIRRMTVIEYNPECKQADVYRELADNVINNTQMVVPTPLGMDDLEDLLMEFGILEEEDESIVGQKADETASA
- a CDS encoding 4Fe-4S binding protein, producing the protein MAMKIDPELCTSCGDCEPECPEAAIKRNKMGLYEIIADRCTECEGHFEMPRCEEVCEVDECIVPAD
- a CDS encoding 2Fe-2S iron-sulfur cluster-binding protein, yielding MPRAQVTFKDIDLTVSAPAGTRIIELSEKVGSGIVYGCREGDCGTCLCKVLDGEENLSAPSEVEQKLLREHFAGKQQRIACQAQILGDVTLKPA
- the nifD gene encoding nitrogenase molybdenum-iron protein alpha chain, with the translated sequence MSSMTQDEAQALIEEVLEVYPEATREERAKHLAAVGADQQPSKCVTSNRKSVPGVMTQRGCAYAGSKGVVWGPIKDMVHISHGPVGCGQLSRAGRRNYYTGHTGVDTFGTINFTSDFQERDIVFGGDPKLEKIIDEVEMLFPLNKGITVQSECPVGLIGDDIDSVGRQATERLGKPVIPVRCEGFRGVSQSLGHHIANDTIRDHVLENRDGDGHQAGPYDVAIVGDYNIGGDCWASRILLEEMGLNVVAQWSGDGTLAEMENTPKVQLNLLHCYRSMNYICEHMEKTHGIPWMEFNFFGPTRIAQSLREIAARFDETIQANAEAVIAKYQPMMDAVIAKYRPRLEGKKVMLYVGGLRSRHVIGAYEDLGMEVLGTGYEFAHDDDYDRTYPELKEGTLVYDDANAFELERFIERVQPDLVAAGIKEKYVFQKMGLPFRQMHSWDYSGPYHGYDGFAIFARDMDMTLNNPVWDRMTPPWKATGEPASKAA